Proteins found in one Etheostoma spectabile isolate EspeVRDwgs_2016 chromosome 14, UIUC_Espe_1.0, whole genome shotgun sequence genomic segment:
- the tmem200b gene encoding uncharacterized protein tmem200b, which produces MTTQKAQGVAPASPPVPRRSRFTLRGRKKKDGVIQGKLRMRSIPGAFLLLGVLVVVVGTALAVAGYWPYRISRSSILGAAEGESISESQTSGWTLGAKGLLSTASLVHSERMKLLGPVIMGVGLFILICANTVLYENRDRETQMLLAQMRSVLCSVSAAVPSADFKEIAVANSMARHYQWVNSLPAAHLNILCVQQLASSEPLLRTTQPREQEDRVYQQAVLQTEALHHQESDPPPSLYSSHSNSCNSSQTDCDTQCGAEHGGQQPANSCLLSASSMSTLDQGDVPAVQPRRCHSLSYRTKPYIAWTDGLHTRREEGNINQPAVTGRDAASQVHVDMPWQAVDAAEEQTRRSWPRLDLGSGRRYLKLENKEDSVDRLLDQLEQQCYQWDKSFGSGPFQ; this is translated from the coding sequence ATGACGACGCAAAAGGCCCAAGGTGTTGCTCCAGCTTCCCCTCCCGTCCCGCGGAGGTCTCGCTTCACCCTACGTGGCCGGAAAAAGAAAGACGGGGTAATCCAAGGCAAGCTTCGCATGCGCTCCATCCCCGGAGCCTTCCTGCTGCTGGGGGTCCTGGTGGTGGTTGTTGGCACGGCTCTGGCCGTGGCGGGATACTGGCCCTACCGGATATCCAGGTCCTCCATCCTGGGAGCTGCAGAGGGGGAGAGTATCTCCGAGTCGCAGACTTCTGGCTGGACTCTGGGAGCTAAGGGCCTCCTGTCCACAGCCAGCCTGGTGCACAGTGAGCGGATGAAGCTGCTGGGACCAGTCATCATGGGGGTGGGGCTCTTCATCCTCATATGTGCCAACACAGTCCTGTACGAGAACCGGGACAGAGAGACTCAGATGCTGCTGGCTCAGATGCGCAGTGTCCTCTGCTCTGTGTCGGCGGCTGTTCCCTCAGCCGACTTTAAAGAAATAGCAGTAGCCAACTCCATGGCCAGACACTACCAGTGGGTCAACAGTTTACCAGCTGCTCATCTCAACATCCTGTGTGTGCAGCAGCTGGCCAGCTCGGAGCCCCTGCTCCGTACCACACAGCCCAGAGAGCAGGAGGACAGGGTCTACCAGCAGGCTGTCCTCCAGACAGAAGCCCTCCACCACCAGGAGTCCGATCCCCCACCTTCCCTCTACTCCTCCCACTCCAATTCATGTAACTCCAGTCAGACGGACTGTGACACACAGTGCGGTGCTGAGCACGGGGGTCAGCAGCCGGccaacagctgcctgctgtctGCCAGCTCCATGTCCACCCTGGACCAGGGGGATGTCCCAGCGGTGCAGCCGAGGCGCTGCCACAGTCTGAGCTACAGGACTAAGCCTTATATAGCTTGGACTGATGGACTCCACACACGCAGAGAGGAAGGAAACATAAATCAGCCGGCAGTCACAGGGAGAGATGCTGCTTCACAGGTTCATGTCGACATGCCTTGGCAGGCCGTGGATGCTGCAGAGGAGCAAACGCGCCGGAGCTGGCCTCGGCTGGACCTGGGCAGCGGGAGACGATACCTGAAACTAGAGAACAAAGAGGACTCAGTGGACAGACTGCTGGACCAGTTAGAGCAGCAGTGCTATCAGTGGGATAAGAGTTTTGGCTCTGGGCCTTTCCAGTGA
- the LOC116702103 gene encoding tRNA selenocysteine 1-associated protein 1 isoform X2 encodes MSTLWMGNLEAYMDEKFITRSFSTMGETVVNVRIIRNKMTGVSSPRGALGYCFVEMSDEATAERCLRKINGKALPGANPPTRFKLNRATFGKQDSGQMYSLFVGDLTPEVDDGMLYEFFYNRYPSCRGGKVVLDSMGNSKGCGFVQFPDERLQKRALEECQGAVGLGGKPLRLSLAANKNRQQQQPSEHKSWQSNSGYRPSYDQYSQYQQQAYPGYYPSWGYDQTGAGYGYNYQLQYDYTQYPPAQESEAVQEDDGLEDPSPELDVVEANRKFMELSEELYDALIECHWQPADLSTQQDHMTSSLPEPIYC; translated from the exons ATGAGCACGTTATGGATGGGAAAC CTTGAGGCCTACATGGATGAGAAGTTTATCACCAGATCCTTTTCCACCATGGGGGAGACGGTGGTTAATGTACGGATCATACGCAACAAGATGACAGG TGTGTCGTCCCCCAGGGGGGCTCTGGGCTACTGCTTTGTGGAGATGAGCGACGAGGCTACAGCGGAGAGGTGTCTCCGCAAAATCAACGGGAAAGCCTTACCAGGAGCCAATCCG CCAACCAGATTCAAGTTAAACCGAGCCACCTTTGGGAAACAAGACAGTGG TCAGATGTATTCTCTGTTTGTGGGAGATCTAACTCCTGAGGTGGATGATGGGATGCTTTACGAGTTCTTTTACAACCGCTACCCTTCCTGTCGGGGGGGGAAAGTGGTGCTGGACAGCATGGGCAACTCCAA GGGCTGTGGCTTTGTTCAGTTCCCAGATGAGCGGCTGCAGAAGCGGGCTTTAGAGGAGTGTCAGGGTGCGGTGGGACTTGGCGGTAAACCTCTGAGACTGAGCCTGGCTGCTAACAA GaacaggcagcagcagcagccttcGGAGCACAAATCCTGGCAGTCCAACTCCGGATACAGACCCAGCTATGATCAGTACAGCCAGTACCAGCAACAGGCCTACCCGGGCTACTACCCCTCCTGGGGCTACGACCAGACCGGAGCAGGCTACGGCTACAACTACCAGCTGCAGTATGATTACACCCAGTACCCCCCAGCACAG GAAAGTGAAGCTGTTCAGGAGGATGATGGACTTGAAG ACCCGAGCCCCGAGCTGGATGTGGTGGAGGCCAACAGGAAGTTcatggagctcagtgaggaacTGTACGACGCTCTGATCGAGTGTCACTGGCAGCCAGCAGACTTATCCACACAGCAGGACCACATGACATCCAGCCTGCCGGAGCCCATTTACTGCTGA
- the LOC116702103 gene encoding tRNA selenocysteine 1-associated protein 1 isoform X3 — MSTLWMGNLEAYMDEKFITRSFSTMGETVVNVRIIRNKMTGGALGYCFVEMSDEATAERCLRKINGKALPGANPPTRFKLNRATFGKQDSGQMYSLFVGDLTPEVDDGMLYEFFYNRYPSCRGGKVVLDSMGNSKGCGFVQFPDERLQKRALEECQGAVGLGGKPLRLSLAANNLRNRQQQQPSEHKSWQSNSGYRPSYDQYSQYQQQAYPGYYPSWGYDQTGAGYGYNYQLQYDYTQYPPAQESEAVQEDDGLEDPSPELDVVEANRKFMELSEELYDALIECHWQPADLSTQQDHMTSSLPEPIYC; from the exons ATGAGCACGTTATGGATGGGAAAC CTTGAGGCCTACATGGATGAGAAGTTTATCACCAGATCCTTTTCCACCATGGGGGAGACGGTGGTTAATGTACGGATCATACGCAACAAGATGACAGG GGGGGCTCTGGGCTACTGCTTTGTGGAGATGAGCGACGAGGCTACAGCGGAGAGGTGTCTCCGCAAAATCAACGGGAAAGCCTTACCAGGAGCCAATCCG CCAACCAGATTCAAGTTAAACCGAGCCACCTTTGGGAAACAAGACAGTGG TCAGATGTATTCTCTGTTTGTGGGAGATCTAACTCCTGAGGTGGATGATGGGATGCTTTACGAGTTCTTTTACAACCGCTACCCTTCCTGTCGGGGGGGGAAAGTGGTGCTGGACAGCATGGGCAACTCCAA GGGCTGTGGCTTTGTTCAGTTCCCAGATGAGCGGCTGCAGAAGCGGGCTTTAGAGGAGTGTCAGGGTGCGGTGGGACTTGGCGGTAAACCTCTGAGACTGAGCCTGGCTGCTAACAA TCTAAGGaacaggcagcagcagcagccttcGGAGCACAAATCCTGGCAGTCCAACTCCGGATACAGACCCAGCTATGATCAGTACAGCCAGTACCAGCAACAGGCCTACCCGGGCTACTACCCCTCCTGGGGCTACGACCAGACCGGAGCAGGCTACGGCTACAACTACCAGCTGCAGTATGATTACACCCAGTACCCCCCAGCACAG GAAAGTGAAGCTGTTCAGGAGGATGATGGACTTGAAG ACCCGAGCCCCGAGCTGGATGTGGTGGAGGCCAACAGGAAGTTcatggagctcagtgaggaacTGTACGACGCTCTGATCGAGTGTCACTGGCAGCCAGCAGACTTATCCACACAGCAGGACCACATGACATCCAGCCTGCCGGAGCCCATTTACTGCTGA
- the LOC116702103 gene encoding tRNA selenocysteine 1-associated protein 1 isoform X1: MSTLWMGNLEAYMDEKFITRSFSTMGETVVNVRIIRNKMTGVSSPRGALGYCFVEMSDEATAERCLRKINGKALPGANPPTRFKLNRATFGKQDSGQMYSLFVGDLTPEVDDGMLYEFFYNRYPSCRGGKVVLDSMGNSKGCGFVQFPDERLQKRALEECQGAVGLGGKPLRLSLAANNLRNRQQQQPSEHKSWQSNSGYRPSYDQYSQYQQQAYPGYYPSWGYDQTGAGYGYNYQLQYDYTQYPPAQESEAVQEDDGLEDPSPELDVVEANRKFMELSEELYDALIECHWQPADLSTQQDHMTSSLPEPIYC, translated from the exons ATGAGCACGTTATGGATGGGAAAC CTTGAGGCCTACATGGATGAGAAGTTTATCACCAGATCCTTTTCCACCATGGGGGAGACGGTGGTTAATGTACGGATCATACGCAACAAGATGACAGG TGTGTCGTCCCCCAGGGGGGCTCTGGGCTACTGCTTTGTGGAGATGAGCGACGAGGCTACAGCGGAGAGGTGTCTCCGCAAAATCAACGGGAAAGCCTTACCAGGAGCCAATCCG CCAACCAGATTCAAGTTAAACCGAGCCACCTTTGGGAAACAAGACAGTGG TCAGATGTATTCTCTGTTTGTGGGAGATCTAACTCCTGAGGTGGATGATGGGATGCTTTACGAGTTCTTTTACAACCGCTACCCTTCCTGTCGGGGGGGGAAAGTGGTGCTGGACAGCATGGGCAACTCCAA GGGCTGTGGCTTTGTTCAGTTCCCAGATGAGCGGCTGCAGAAGCGGGCTTTAGAGGAGTGTCAGGGTGCGGTGGGACTTGGCGGTAAACCTCTGAGACTGAGCCTGGCTGCTAACAA TCTAAGGaacaggcagcagcagcagccttcGGAGCACAAATCCTGGCAGTCCAACTCCGGATACAGACCCAGCTATGATCAGTACAGCCAGTACCAGCAACAGGCCTACCCGGGCTACTACCCCTCCTGGGGCTACGACCAGACCGGAGCAGGCTACGGCTACAACTACCAGCTGCAGTATGATTACACCCAGTACCCCCCAGCACAG GAAAGTGAAGCTGTTCAGGAGGATGATGGACTTGAAG ACCCGAGCCCCGAGCTGGATGTGGTGGAGGCCAACAGGAAGTTcatggagctcagtgaggaacTGTACGACGCTCTGATCGAGTGTCACTGGCAGCCAGCAGACTTATCCACACAGCAGGACCACATGACATCCAGCCTGCCGGAGCCCATTTACTGCTGA
- the sacm1la gene encoding phosphatidylinositol-3-phosphatase SAC1-A, with amino-acid sequence MATAYERYNLHTTPEKFFIEACDEGADAVLAIDRVSNEMTLTGKKDVPPSAVTRPICGIMGTIRLVAGMYLIVITRKRNVGSLLGHAVWKAVDFDVISYKKTVLHLSEIQSQENKTFLSMINNVLTTDGFYFCTDYDLTHTLQRLANTSPDFQEMSLLERADQRFVWNGNLLRELAAQPELHKFALPVVHGFIVMKPCRINGKIFEWILISRRSCFRAGVRYYLRGIDSEGHAANFVETEQIVLYEGAKASFIQTRGSMPFYWSQRPNLKYKPKPVISKTTNHMDGFQRHFDSQLLIYGKQTILNLVNQKGSEKPLEQAFAKMVSGMNNGMLNYIAFDFHKECSAMRWDRLQILVDDVAETQEEYGYFMVNSDGKTVAQQRGVFRSNCMDCLDRTNVIQSLLARRSLQSQLQRMGVLNVGQRIEEQAEFEKIYKNAWADNANACAVQYAGTGALKTDFTRTGKRTRWGLLMDGWNSMIRYYKNNFSDGFRQDSIDLFLGNFAVDESDGPTPLRVQKDWKFLTLPIIMLVAFSMCIVCLLMAGDTWTETLAYVAFWGAASAITATIILFNGQDFVDAPKLVHKEKLD; translated from the exons CATATGTGGCATCATGGGAACCATTCGCCTGGTAGCAG GTATGTACCTGATCGTCATCACCAGGAAGAGGAACGTGGGCAGCCTGCTGGGCCACGCTGTGTGGAAGGCTGTGGATTTTGACGTGATCTCCTATAAGAAGACAGTGCTGCATCTCTCAGAGATTCAG TCTCAGGAGAATAAGACTTTCCTGTCCATGATTAACAATGTGCTGACCACAGACGGCTTCTACTTCTGCACTGACTACGACCTGACACACACTCTGCAGCGGTTGGCAAACACCAGCCCGGACTTCCAAGAGATGAGTCTGCTGGAGAGG GCAGATCAGAGGTTTGTGTGGAATGGGAACCTCCTGAGAGAACTGGCTGCACAGCCAGAG CTTCATAAGTTTGCACTTCCTGTTGTCCATGGAT TCATCGTCATGAAGCCATGTCGTATAAACGGAAAGATCTTTGAGTGGATCCTCATATCCAGGAGAAGCTGCTTCCGGGCCGGCGTCAGATATTACCTACGAG GCATCGACTCAGAAGGCCATGCTGCTAACTTTGTGGAGACTGAGCAGATAGTTTTGTATGAGGGAGCAAAGGCTTCATTTATACAG ACCCGAGGCTCCATGCCCTTTTACTGGAGTCAGAGGCCCAACCTCAAATACAAACCTAAACCTGTAATCAGCAAAACCACCAATCAC ATGGATGGTTTCCAGAGGCATTTTGACTCTCAGCTCCTCATCTATGGAAAGCAAACTATTCTGAACCTG GTGAACCAGAAGGGATCAGAGAAACCTCTAGAACAGGCTTTTGCCAAGATGGTGTCTGGCATGAACAACGGTATGCTCAA TTACATAGCCTTCGACTTCCACAAAGAGTGCAGCGCCATGAGATGGGACCGTCTCCAGATCTTAGTGGATGATGTCGCTGAGACACAAGAGGAATACGG TTACTTCATGGTGAACTCGGACGGGAAGACCGTGGCCCAGCAGAGAGGAGTCTTCCGCAGTAACTGCATGGACTGCCTGGACAGGACCAACGTCATCCAGAGCCTGCTGGCCCGGCGCTCCTTACAGTCTCAGCTTCAG AGGATGGGGGTTCTGAATGTGGGTCAGCGAATTGAAGAGCAGGCTGAATTTGAAAAGATCTACAAGAACG CATGGGCTGACAATGCCAATGCATGCGCTGTACAGTACGCAGGAACCGGAGCCTTGAAAACCGACTTCACAAG GACGGGGAAGAGGACCAGGTGGGGGCTGCTGATGGATGGCTGGAACTCAATGATCCGCTACTACAAAAATAACTTCTCTGATGGATTCAGACAG gaCTCCATTGACCTGTTTCTGGGTAACTTTGCTGTCGATGAGTCTGATGGACCCACTCCTCTTCGTGTGCAGAAGGACTGGAAGTTCCTCACG CTGCCCATTATTATGCTGGTGGCATTTTCCATGTGCATCGTGTGTCTTCTGATGGCTG GTGACACCTGGACAGAGACCCTGGCTTACGTGGCGTTCTGGGGGGCTGCTAGTGCCATCACTGCCACCATCATCCTGTTTAACGGCCAAGACTTTGTGGACGCCCCCAAACTGGTTCACAAGGAGAAGCTGgactga